GTGCAAATCTCAGTAAGAACTTGGTAGAAAGACGTTTCCCTCCACTGAACCACGATCCAAGAACAATCTGCAAGAAtcattgcagcagcagcattttatCATCATGAGCCAATTCAAAAGAAAGCTTGCTCACTTCTGTTGAACTGGTGTGCCTCTTCCTGGTAACAGCAAGCTTGAAAAAGATTAAGGAAATTAAGAAATGATTGTGTAAGCATGGCTGATAAACTGATTGTTATGAAAGCTCTGCAGGGCAAAAGTACAGTTAAACCCTCTGTGGTGATGCAATTTGCTTTCAGTGGGTCAAAATCCAAAGTTACCGTTTGTCCGCGTCCCTGCAGGCCTGAATGAATCCTCGGAATTCTCAGTTGACCGAACACGAAAGGGTCAGGCGAAAACGTTAATCACAAGTTTTTATTCCAAAGATTAATTATTCTAATCGTTAGCAGAGAGACAAACCTTCAATTCACATCTTGCTGGCATTTGGAAATAGTTGAGGTTCGAAGTAGTTgtgttaattaaaaaacatatattttaaaatatggCATTTCAGCATCTATCCCTGAGATTAGTTGAGTTTAGAGCCACGAATGAGCTGCTTCGTCTTCACACTGGTCCCCACAGcgactcctgcagctcctgattTAAAGTTTAATCTCCCTGGAACTGATGGCTCTGTAGATCTCCTCAGTCAGAGGAACGTAAGTCCTTTTATCAGTGTCCAGGAAGTATAACTGATCCTCTATATGAGCAGGGTTGAATCCCTCCTCCACCAACTTCACTTTCTTCATCTTGAATGTTCCAGTCATCTCCAGGCACGGCTACAACACAGTATGAAGGTGAAGATTTAGATCAACACAGAAGAGAAGCCTCCATGACCAAAGGCCTGTACTGCAAAGCAGGATTAACATACTCGGGATATCTCTCCATTAACCTGGATTGACTTAGCCAGACATTCACAATCCTGATAAGCGGGATTATAAAGCAGGTTAACTCAGGTTTTTCCAAACTTGATGCGCTCATATGAAAGGGGAAAAGGTGTCTGCAGCAAAAGCCAAGAAGGAATGCTGACAGAAAACTGCCAAACCATTAATGTGTAACTGCATGAGATTACACAATATTTATTCCTTGGGCAATATAAAGACACAGCACTCTGATCACTCCGTTTCACTTAATTACTTGACCTGAAGATAACTCATTAAGAAACAATCCTGCTTTATAATCCAGGCCTCAAGTCTCATCTGTAATCTGGTAAATCCACAGAAGATGACACCTTGTCCTTACCTGAATCCTGATGAATCTGGGTCTCGCGTAAGCTGGGAGGTGATTGGAAACCTGCTTGTAAGTGTCTGAACAATCAAAGTCCTCCCCTTCTTTCAGCGTGATGGCTGCCATGCCGATCCGTCCCTCATGACCTTTTCAGGATGGTTGAATTCACAGAAAGAtgagatgaaatgaaacatcTACAACCCACATTCAAGTCCTGCAGAATGTTTGTACCTTCAACTTTGACACCGTAAACATTTGCCTCTAACACGCAATGAGCCATGCTGAGAATATCTGCAACCTCGGATGTGGCCACGTTTTCTCCTTTCCATctgaaatcaacagatgatCAAGAATAAGTCAAGAGGAAACTGGTTCAAGAGGCAACAaatggaaaactgaaaaacagtaCAACAGAAACTGAGTGGTCAAACCTGAAAGTGTCACCGACTCGATCCTGAAAGTACACAAAGTTTTCCTCATCGAACCGCAGCAGATCGCCCGTGTTGAAGTACAGATCTCCTTTTTTCAAGACGTCTCGAAGGCGCTTCTTCTCTGTCTGTTGCTTGTTGCCAGCGTAACCAATGAATGGAGACCTCTGCGTTACCTTCCCAACTAAAAGTCCCGTCTCGCCTGAtaaagaaaagtgtgaaaaacatcaaaccCCTGAACCCAAAATGTACACAGTGTAACTATAAAATAAGACCAAACAAGAGAACATAATCCTTGTCAATTgaaatgagtttttttgtttgaaagtgttctaaagaaaaacaaggtTTGGAGAATTCTTCATGTCTCACCTCTGGCTGCTTTGATGCACAGACCATCAGAGTTTCTGACGGGTTCCTCCTTCTCAACATCGAACTTGATCAATGTGTGGGGGAAGATGAGCTGAGAattgcaaaaaatgaaaaaataagaaactCATCATGGTTTTGCAGGACATGACTAAAACAGCTAACCAAATCAGCTGTTGCCTCTAAAATCATGACTACAACCAGAAGTCAGATGACACAACTGCGTTCTCGTGCCAAGTGCACTCAGGGACACCCCTGTGCCTGGACATGGGGTTAGTTATGGGCAATCTGTGACTGGTACAGAGGTCCAATAACAGAataccactcgggttcagatcagggaggcccaGTAACCCCGCTCCATGTCTCAATGTCTCTGTCCACAAGGGCATTGAAGTCCTCCAGTAGATCAATAGAGTCCAGGTCACTGGTTCTCACCACaggcaacaggagagaagtggagagtccagcccctcTCTAGGGTATGGGTGGGTTATGGGTTGGGTTTCAGAGtcctggctgtgtgtggaggtgagcccgactatttCTACTATTTCTAGAGATGGTACcactcaacctccctcacaagctcaggcttaTGAGGGCGGTTGAGCTCAATGCTCGATGCTTGATGTCCCAAGGGCCAATCTCTGTGTCCAGGGATCAGGTCGCCAGGCAGCCTGCTGTCAACTGCCACACGATCCACAATGCTTCCGGTCCCTAGAGTTCCCTCAGTGGGTGGTGAGTGTACTAGAGTTCGGGCCCACATCATCCATTCTGTAAGCCCGActgggccccgtgggcaaagccCCGGTCACTAGGTGCTCACATACAAGCCCCAACCCTGAGCCTGGCTCCAAGGAAGACCCCGACAACagagctcctgggatcatgcagGCACTCAAACGCCCCCACCACGATGAGGTGGCAGCTCCAGGGGAAAAAGACAATATGATGATTATGTCAAAAGAATGACATATAAAATGGCCATAGGAAACAATGgttaacaaaaataaacacattgatGTGCTGACAATGTCCAAGATCACCAGGTTTAATATGAAGCTTATGCATCTGAGCATCAGCATGCTAAAAATTCCAGATTAACATTGAACACGAAGGGCAGCTGAGACTGGACTGGATTTCTCTTGAGGAGATTTTGCAGCTGGGAACTTGAAAAGTTATCCGTTGAGAAAATTCAATTTATTGAGAGCATCAAcatgacaggaaacacacaaagaaaccaaCAGCGACGTTACTATCATTTATTTTGGAGCTTACCCACCAGAAAGGCTCGATCAATGGAGTGGAACTAGGTGCAAACTGTTCCTACTCTCCATTTCCCATCATCCAATATATAGCACTCGATCAAACATTCATGATTAAATTTTGTGAATGAATTCAGAAAATTATTTCTAAGTTGAAATACCTCAAAATTCTCCTCGTGTTTACACTGGGCTGCTTAGAGCTGAAGCTCTGACAGTCATCTCACTGTTGCTTATTGATCATACGCAATAAAAAGCACAACTCCTTGTGTGTGAGTTACTCTTCATTTGTACATCTTTTTTCGCACCATTTGAATTTATCAACAAACGCAGTAATAAACAATCTGTAGATTAATAAACTACTTGGTAATATTAACCTCAACCTATTTTGGATGGTAATGACTCAAAAAACATGCTGGAAAAAAGATCAACAACACTTTCCAACATCTTCCCTCATTTTCTGACAGGCTTGAGAATTTCTTTACCCAGAATCCTCAGCTgttgctggagctgcagtgttATTACAACTTAATGTTTCTCTGTCACtgctgaattcagacaaaattGATCCCAAGAGGTTTTGATCTGAACAAATGTGGTTCAATTAGACTGTGTGCATAATTAATggggaaggttttttttttttaattcattttatttctgacCAACtctagtgttttgtttttctatggTAAATCTACCGCGTAAGAAGAGACCATAAGTTCTCAATAAGGTTTTAAGTCAGGTGAGGAACGGCGTCATGCGATCCTTCTGTCATCTTTGTTTACTGGCTGTCGTTGCAGTGGAGGACTTTGATGTATTTTCCTAGACGCTGCTCCTCCAGGCTCCTCTCtcattacacaaacacacatcaccTGTTATGCTCAAAACTTCTTTTCTTCCTACCTGCTGCAGAATGTTCCTTCGTCCCACAGCACCGATCTTGGACGTGTAGTTGATGAATCCAATGTTTCCTTCAGTGGCTGCGTAAAGCTCTCTGACTTTTATATCCCCGAAGCGATTCAGAAATTCAGACCAAACATCACTTCGGACTCCGTTGCCGATGGCCATTCTCACTTTGTGGTTCTTCTCATTGTCTTTCTACAAACAGTCAAACCAACAGTTACAAAACGTCACACTCATGAAGCACTGATCATCACCGCTTGTTCAGAAATGTTCGTACTTTGGGTGTGTTGCAGAGGTAACGCAGAGTTTCACCGATGTACTGCATCACTGTCACATTATACTTCCTGCAGTCATCCCAAAACTGAGAGGCTGAAAACTTTCTCCTCAGAATGACAGTCATACCTGCAAAAACAGCACAGTCTCACTCTCAAGTGCAATTCAACACTCTCACATAAATACAGCCAGCAAACTGTCATGTGCAATAATCACTCAAGTGCAATCCcttgtaaatatatttttaaattgaagccttaaatttaaaatgtatcATTTATAGTTGTGCTCTCTGTATTTCTCATGACACTGTTACTTTGCTGCTGTGATGTTGGAAAGTTatccctgtgggacaaataaaggattttcaacTCTGATACTCCCAAAGCAGGTGTGCAGATGTATTTGTTTGTTCAGTCATAAAGATCATTACCTCTGTCTATGGCTCCAGCTGTTCCAATCAGAAAGCCTGCACTGTGGTACAAGGGCAGGTTCACGTAGATGATATCCTCTGCTGTGGCTCCACATGCAAACAGCAAGAAGGACGCAGCCCATACCCTCTCATGGGTGACAATAGCAGCTTTCGGTAAACCTTTCAAATTTAAAGACAAATAGATAACAATGTCATCTTGCTTGGGACAGTAAGAGAGAAACAGAATCAAGACTCTCCATAGCGTGCTCACAGAATATCCAGGATGGAAACACAGTCAACACAGTATGCAATATAATGGCAGAGAAATTCAGGACCCAAATCAGTATTGATCAAATAAGAAAAGCAGGGCTTTTGAGTCTATCCATAATCTCCTCAAGCCTACTTGTGCCCccgtcttttaaaatgtcaaattaaacCAAACTGTCCAGAAGTGTTATGTTTCCACCAACCAGCAATGTAGCATGTGACATTACAGTATGTCATTTATCTGTGGCAAGACTGTCTATAAATGATTATCCCCACATTTGCCGAGGTGATCATCCAATGCCTCTATAAGATGAGAAACCTCCATGATGAAAGCATGATGTTGCCTGTTTACAGCTGTATCACTGATTACATTCTCCACAGCAGAAGGAGTTCTCTGGTATACCTGTGGTACCGGATGTGTAGATGTACAGAGCCGTAGTCCTGATGTGGATGTTGGACCTGAGGGCCGGAGACAGTGGCTCATCAGAGGCCTGGGAGATCTTGACAGACAAAGGGACGATGTCAGGCACGCTGCAGCTGTCTGCCAGGATGAACACCCTGATACCCTGCTCCTTCAGCGTGGGCAGAATCTCCTCCACAGcatccagcagctctgcaaaTACAGGGAAGCCTTTCACTGCCGCACAATCTTTAAAGAGTGCTCTGTTGCACAACTCTGCACATTGGCCGAGATCAAGTTACAAAACCCGCCAGGGTGGCGGCACATGTGGAGGAACGCATTGCTGAAATGTATGCATTTCTCTGTGGGGGACACTGGAGTGCCAGAACAAGGCTAAAAGAAAACAAGTATTCAGTGACGACGTACCTCAATGAACTCAGTCAGATAAGTAGAGCAAATACCATTATATCTAGTCTTTAATCCTGAAATTCTCTCTTGTATTATTGTTAATGTACATTTTCTGCACCAGCTTGAAATATTTGGTTGAAGCCAACAGAACAGAGAACAAACATTTATGGTAGACTTTGATAGGTCAAATTTGTGATGAGTATTGTAATAGTATTGTTTTCATATCTTCTTACAACCACTTCTTATCTTGATCTTTATGACGCAAAAACAATAAAGTTATTCACAAAGCATAAAACACATAATGACCTTTTCAGGCACTGCAACAAACATCAGTTTTTAGACCTCCTGCACTAAAACTGAAACTTTGAGCTTTTTCATCAGAGATTTAAGATGTTAATAACTCAATAATTGATGACAAATCTGCAATCATTTTACAATTTTATAATCGTTTTAGGTCAAAGCACCAAGTTGTATGTTCAGTCCAGCACTGACATGAGCTGCTCACTTTCACCtgagtagaaaaaaaatctccttcaTAAACTCTGTCCAGGTTGTTCACACATGATGATTTCTTAAAGTATTCAAGTAGATTACCATGTAAATTTCACTTGATTATGAGTTAAATTACAACCTTGAAAGAAATACAATTTCCCATAATGGAGCTTAATTACAGTTCTGTgagtatttgtaatttattactTCCATCACTGAACATGTCTCTGCCTCAGGACCATGACTTACAAAATACTCAACAAGCCATTTGACAGAAACATTGCAGCTGCAGGGTGAGACCCTTTAAAGTGTCACAAAACAACCGTGAAGTGTTTATAGAAGTGTATGGtacaaaagaagaaacattaTCTCAACAGATGTGCACTGATCTTCATTTTAAACCATCtgagatgggtttttttttatgtgtgtgtgggtgaaaaacagctgagatgtCTGAAATATGTCCAGAGGCGCCCCACGTGGGGGCTGCCTTTTTTCTGTGAGAGGCCTCATGTGAAAAATTCCTGGAAAACTAGTCTCTGTTTACACTCTGGCCATTACATGATTTACATCAGGAGCACGCCATGTGCTGTTGTGGAACACTAAAGTAGCCAGCAAGTGATTTTTAAAATCACACATTAGATTTAGTCAAATAGAACTTTATGAAGTCTGCAGCCACATGGGCCACTCACAAGTGAATACATCCTGTCAGAGCCTCTTGAATGTACCTTGGACTTTGAACTTCTGTCAGCCACCAGTGTACCATTGAAACTGtcattttgtaaagaaaaaaagttatttgaatGCATAGATCCCTCGTTCATTAAAAGAGTTTCTGCAAAGACAGAGTACTGTCCTTCAgactaaagaaagaaaatgttacGGTATATGTTCAATATGAAATAAATTCAAAGTTTTAAATTTGGCACCAGAGCACAGTACTGCTTTAGGACAGGggaattgcaaaaaaaaaaaagaaaagaaaagaaaagaaatgagagCCCACTACAATTTCCCCTACATGCATGACttgttgtgattgttttcatctttcaagATGATTAATCTGAGCTGTAGATCATCTCAGAACGTAACCATATGGAGAGTGAAAATGCTATTTGGACGAAGAAGATAAGGTGAAAATGAACTCTACCTCAACCACGAGTTGATTGCTGCATGGTGTTTGCTTTGTATTGATTATTGCAAATTCCTTAATTTGTGACGTCATCTCCACGACACATTTTATTGACATAagattatattatattatactgtactgtactgtatttGTAATGGAAAAAGAAGTGATCaggaaacaaacacaggagACTGCTGTGGTTTCTTCCCTCGTCTCTGAGCACGTGTCttacctggacaggtgaggagcaCTTTGGCTCCACAGCAGGAGAAACAGTGCAGCAGGGACTTGGATCTGATGTTGAAGTTGAGCAGAGCCACCGGGCAGCCCAGCTTGGCCAAACCGAGCCAAGTCCACACGAAGCTGGGCTCGTTGGCCAGAAACAGAGCCACCGAGTCGCCCTCCTGGAGCCGGACCTCAGCCTGCAGAGCCCGGGCCACCTTGTTGCTCTGCTTGTCCACTTCTCCATAGGAATACGCACGGCCTTCGAAGTGAATGAAGACCTTGGAGGGATGTCTGCTCGCCGCATCCAAGAAGCGGTCCACGATGCTGTAAAAAGGCTTGGACTTTCTGCACTTGAGCATCCTGACGGCCAGTATGACGTTCCGCAGCATGTAGGCGCAGTCCTGGAAGAAGTACGGGAATCGCTctctgaggaagaagaggacgaTCAGCGCCAGTCCGGCTGCCACCGTGAAAAACACCAACATTTTAGCAGAAGAGCTGCCACCAGACCGGTGTCCGTCTGATTCTGAAGAGGTGAA
Above is a window of Salarias fasciatus chromosome 7, fSalaFa1.1, whole genome shotgun sequence DNA encoding:
- the LOC115391284 gene encoding very long-chain acyl-CoA synthetase-like, which gives rise to MLVFFTVAAGLALIVLFFLRERFPYFFQDCAYMLRNVILAVRMLKCRKSKPFYSIVDRFLDAASRHPSKVFIHFEGRAYSYGEVDKQSNKVARALQAEVRLQEGDSVALFLANEPSFVWTWLGLAKLGCPVALLNFNIRSKSLLHCFSCCGAKVLLTCPELLDAVEEILPTLKEQGIRVFILADSCSVPDIVPLSVKISQASDEPLSPALRSNIHIRTTALYIYTSGTTGLPKAAIVTHERVWAASFLLFACGATAEDIIYVNLPLYHSAGFLIGTAGAIDRGMTVILRRKFSASQFWDDCRKYNVTVMQYIGETLRYLCNTPKKDNEKNHKVRMAIGNGVRSDVWSEFLNRFGDIKVRELYAATEGNIGFINYTSKIGAVGRRNILQQLIFPHTLIKFDVEKEEPVRNSDGLCIKAARGETGLLVGKVTQRSPFIGYAGNKQQTEKKRLRDVLKKGDLYFNTGDLLRFDEENFVYFQDRVGDTFRWKGENVATSEVADILSMAHCVLEANVYGVKVEGHEGRIGMAAITLKEGEDFDCSDTYKQVSNHLPAYARPRFIRIQPCLEMTGTFKMKKVKLVEEGFNPAHIEDQLYFLDTDKRTYVPLTEEIYRAISSREIKL